The proteins below are encoded in one region of Sporosarcina sp. FSL K6-1508:
- a CDS encoding TolB domain-containing protein, with product METKKHLKIFHDGLNPKWSPTENIVSFSDNGVLNISDLKTFYNIALGVNDYEWQPDGKGFIVSSSASLRPDGWTNPVLYTISIANGYQNIRDLTNNVTKFFVIPNEVVKGDVKVPSINAESFSYSPDKQWISFIVTPTASLAMDSDMLCVISIDGKKFEVLDEVIWEFTPKWAYNENLLGYIAGGGRIVLGFKNKNLKVKEIPAYHAVNLTPKKYSEMDFSWVNDSSLIVSRVKESEWSNDAGKRPKASLYFLALTGQKQLKITMPPKDKGDYKPVFFPSINKITWIRKSDFASAKGDLWVADPNGEDAKIWIHDIGLYTFFPSQ from the coding sequence TTGGAAACAAAAAAGCATTTAAAAATTTTTCATGACGGATTAAACCCTAAATGGTCTCCAACTGAAAATATTGTCTCTTTTAGCGATAACGGTGTATTGAATATATCTGATTTAAAAACATTCTATAATATCGCTTTGGGGGTAAATGATTATGAGTGGCAGCCGGACGGAAAGGGCTTCATCGTCTCTTCAAGTGCTTCGCTTCGACCGGATGGATGGACTAACCCTGTCCTTTACACGATATCAATAGCAAATGGCTATCAAAACATCAGAGATTTAACGAACAATGTGACAAAGTTCTTTGTGATTCCAAACGAGGTAGTGAAAGGTGACGTGAAAGTTCCTTCGATAAATGCAGAATCATTTTCCTATTCTCCAGATAAACAGTGGATTTCCTTTATCGTGACTCCAACGGCATCTCTAGCGATGGACAGTGATATGCTTTGTGTGATTTCTATAGACGGAAAAAAATTTGAAGTTTTAGATGAAGTCATCTGGGAATTCACACCGAAATGGGCTTATAATGAAAACTTACTCGGTTATATTGCCGGCGGCGGAAGAATTGTTTTAGGTTTTAAAAATAAAAATCTAAAAGTAAAGGAAATTCCAGCTTACCACGCAGTAAATCTAACCCCAAAAAAATATTCGGAAATGGATTTTTCATGGGTGAACGACAGTTCGCTTATCGTTTCAAGAGTAAAGGAAAGTGAATGGTCAAACGATGCTGGGAAACGTCCAAAAGCTTCATTATACTTTTTAGCACTAACGGGTCAAAAACAACTAAAAATAACGATGCCGCCCAAAGACAAAGGCGATTATAAACCCGTTTTTTTCCCTTCAATCAATAAAATTACTTGGATACGAAAAAGCGATTTTGCTTCAGCCAAAGGCGATTTATGGGTGGCTGATCCCAATGGTGAGGATGCAAAAATATGGATACATGATATAGGCCTGTACACCTTTTTCCCATCACAGTAA
- a CDS encoding Bcr/CflA family multidrug efflux MFS transporter: protein MGPLKGNKRIRFALLLGALAAMGPLTIDMYLPSFPTIVEAFGTTATFVQVSLTACLLGIGLGQLILGPMSDVHGRKKPLLIALIAYFVASLLCVFSPNIGFFIAARFLQGFAAAAGIVISRAVVRDLYSGRELTKFFALLMLINNLAPILAPVLGGGILAFTEWTGVFAVLSAIGFLLFVIVLWRMDETLPEQMRVPSKLSHTLKNFLSLLKSREFMGYALAQGFIMAGIFAYVAGTPFVYQNIYGVSPQTFSILFGMNGVGLIIGTQVVGRLTGVVSEKRFLESGLFISITSGALLLIAVLLNGPLITIVVPIFFFVASIGVISTSSFSLAMEKQGHIAGSASALLGLLPFILGAITAPLVGIAGEETAIPMGAIIFASAFIAVLAYFGLSRGKVEKN from the coding sequence ATGGGACCACTTAAAGGTAATAAACGAATACGATTTGCATTACTTCTTGGAGCACTAGCAGCGATGGGCCCCTTAACAATTGATATGTATTTGCCTTCATTCCCCACAATCGTAGAAGCTTTCGGCACCACAGCTACCTTTGTGCAGGTTAGTTTAACTGCCTGTCTGTTAGGGATCGGATTAGGTCAACTTATTCTTGGCCCCATGAGTGATGTCCATGGACGGAAAAAGCCCTTGCTTATTGCACTTATTGCCTATTTCGTCGCATCACTCTTATGTGTATTTTCCCCGAATATCGGGTTCTTCATTGCCGCTCGTTTCTTGCAGGGATTTGCTGCGGCCGCAGGTATCGTTATTTCAAGGGCTGTTGTCCGAGATTTATATAGTGGACGGGAATTGACGAAGTTTTTCGCTTTACTCATGCTGATTAATAACTTAGCACCAATTCTCGCACCTGTTCTTGGGGGAGGTATCCTCGCGTTTACTGAGTGGACTGGGGTATTTGCAGTCTTAAGCGCAATCGGCTTTTTGCTATTTGTCATTGTCCTTTGGAGAATGGATGAAACATTGCCGGAACAAATGCGCGTGCCGAGTAAACTCTCTCATACATTAAAAAACTTTCTCTCGCTGCTTAAAAGTAGGGAATTCATGGGGTATGCGCTTGCCCAAGGTTTCATCATGGCCGGTATTTTTGCTTATGTCGCAGGAACACCTTTCGTTTATCAAAATATATACGGCGTTTCACCACAGACATTCAGCATATTATTCGGTATGAATGGAGTTGGACTTATTATTGGGACTCAGGTAGTGGGACGCTTAACAGGTGTTGTCTCAGAAAAACGATTTTTAGAATCGGGTTTGTTCATCTCTATCACTTCAGGCGCATTGCTGCTGATTGCTGTGTTACTGAATGGGCCGCTTATTACCATCGTTGTTCCTATCTTCTTCTTCGTTGCTTCGATTGGCGTCATTTCGACATCATCTTTTTCACTCGCGATGGAAAAGCAAGGCCATATTGCTGGAAGTGCATCGGCATTACTTGGACTATTGCCTTTCATTTTAGGAGCAATAACAGCACCTCTTGTAGGTATTGCTGGGGAAGAGACCGCAATTCCAATGGGTGCCATTATCTTCGCTTCAGCTTTCATTGCAGTCTTGGCATACTTCGGACTCTCAAGGGGCAAAGTCGAAAAAAACTAA
- a CDS encoding ABC transporter permease, translating into MMAFAKRNILLYFRDKTTVFFSLLAVIILITLYFLFLGDMTSKGLPDFPAKEALLTSWFIAGILAVTSMTTTLGSFGILVEDRANKTYMDFYSSPIARAKLVGGYIISALVVGFIMCMITLIASNVFLYVSGEAVLSFGKMIEAGGVVILSVLASGSMVLLLVSFFKTSNAFAAASTVIGTLLGFLAGIYIPIGGLPEYIQAVVKLFPVSHSAALFRQLLMEGPLLDAFSNSPAEMKQGFKIDMGMLYEINGTQTSKLFSILYLCVTTLLFFGLSLLVMKRKSK; encoded by the coding sequence ATGATGGCATTCGCTAAACGAAATATTTTATTGTATTTTAGGGATAAAACGACAGTTTTTTTCTCTCTTCTTGCAGTTATTATATTAATCACTCTTTACTTTTTATTTTTAGGTGACATGACTTCCAAAGGGCTGCCCGACTTTCCTGCAAAAGAAGCATTGCTTACTTCATGGTTCATCGCGGGAATCCTAGCGGTAACTTCTATGACAACAACCCTCGGATCATTTGGCATCTTAGTTGAAGATCGTGCAAATAAAACATACATGGATTTTTATTCTTCCCCTATTGCACGTGCGAAATTGGTTGGCGGTTATATTATCAGCGCGTTAGTTGTAGGTTTCATTATGTGCATGATCACGCTCATTGCTTCAAATGTGTTTCTCTACGTTTCCGGAGAAGCTGTGCTGTCATTTGGTAAAATGATAGAGGCGGGTGGTGTAGTTATTTTATCCGTTTTGGCGAGCGGATCGATGGTGCTTCTATTGGTTTCCTTTTTCAAAACGTCAAATGCATTTGCTGCGGCAAGTACAGTCATCGGAACACTGCTTGGCTTTTTAGCAGGCATCTACATTCCGATTGGCGGTTTGCCAGAGTACATACAAGCAGTCGTCAAGCTTTTTCCTGTTTCCCATTCGGCTGCCCTGTTCCGGCAATTGTTGATGGAAGGACCCCTTCTAGATGCCTTTTCAAATTCTCCAGCGGAAATGAAGCAAGGATTTAAAATTGATATGGGTATGCTCTACGAAATCAATGGTACACAAACTTCCAAGTTATTTAGCATCCTCTATCTTTGTGTTACAACGCTACTTTTTTTTGGACTTTCACTGCTCGTTATGAAAAGAAAAAGTAAATAA
- a CDS encoding ABC transporter ATP-binding protein, producing the protein MNKIIEVQRLSKSYGKVKAVNDISFYVEEGALFSFLGTNGAGKSTTISILLTLLKQDSGLVNVNGYIVGKHDQAIRKEIGVVFQESLLDPLLTVKENLAIRGSFYGMTRKERNARITRVMEIVDIQSISNRLYGKLSGGQRRRADIARALIHKPNILILDEPTTGLDPQSRKNIWETVLQLQKETGMTVFLTTHYIEEAANSDYVVVMKEGNVIAKGTPEQLKNEYSTDLLTILTDKEIELSRVLAEDGVVFKIEKSLFSLPLVHTKDAIPLLERFAPFISSFEVRKSSLDDVFIAINGKGVNQDDGIR; encoded by the coding sequence ATAAACAAGATAATTGAAGTGCAAAGATTGTCAAAGTCATACGGGAAAGTAAAGGCTGTTAACGATATCAGTTTCTACGTAGAGGAAGGTGCACTGTTCTCTTTTTTAGGAACAAATGGTGCGGGGAAATCTACAACCATTTCAATTTTATTGACACTCTTAAAGCAGGACTCAGGTCTTGTAAATGTAAATGGCTACATTGTCGGCAAACATGACCAAGCCATTCGAAAAGAAATTGGCGTTGTATTTCAAGAAAGTCTACTAGACCCTCTGTTAACCGTAAAAGAGAATTTAGCTATCCGGGGATCATTTTATGGGATGACTCGGAAAGAACGTAACGCTAGGATTACTCGGGTTATGGAGATCGTGGATATACAGTCTATTTCAAATCGTCTTTACGGGAAATTATCAGGTGGACAACGTCGGCGAGCGGATATTGCACGTGCGCTCATTCATAAACCGAACATCTTAATACTGGACGAACCGACAACGGGCCTTGATCCACAAAGCCGAAAAAACATTTGGGAAACGGTTTTGCAACTTCAAAAAGAAACAGGCATGACTGTATTTTTAACAACACATTATATTGAGGAAGCAGCCAATTCCGATTATGTGGTTGTGATGAAAGAAGGAAACGTTATTGCGAAAGGAACTCCTGAACAATTAAAAAATGAATATTCCACTGATTTACTGACGATTTTAACAGATAAGGAAATTGAATTAAGCCGTGTGCTCGCTGAGGATGGAGTGGTTTTCAAAATTGAAAAATCCCTATTTTCACTCCCACTTGTGCATACGAAGGATGCTATCCCACTTCTAGAAAGATTTGCTCCTTTTATCAGCTCGTTTGAAGTAAGAAAGTCAAGCTTGGACGATGTATTCATCGCCATCAATGGAAAGGGCGTGAATCAAGATGATGGCATTCGCTAA
- a CDS encoding GntP family permease: MLFAVIAISVVLVVVLTAVFKVHPFLSLLLGAFFVGIASGMPLLTVVDNVNDGFGGLMKSIGIVIVAGTIIGVILEKSGAAYRMAEVVLRVIGEKRPQLAMSIIGYIVSIPVFCDSGFIILSSLKKALAKRAKVGIASMSVALATGLYATHTLVPPTPGPIAAAGNIGAENYLGTIILIGLFVAIPAVIVGYFWAVKVASKIEVPEDAEEGGLNYEEIVKSFGKMPSTFKAFLPIVLPIVLIGIGSVATLTGEDTAFINFLRFLGAPTVALLFGVLAAFLLLPKLNEETLSGWIGDALKEAAPILLITGAGGAFGKVISNSGVADLIANMNMDALAGGALFLLIPFIIAAALKTAQGSSTASLVITSTLVAPLLPAMGIEGAIPLALVVMAIGAGAMTVSHVNDSFFWVVTQFSGMTVTDAYKAQTMATLLQGVITIVVTMLLWMVLV; this comes from the coding sequence ATGTTATTTGCGGTTATTGCTATTAGTGTCGTGCTCGTTGTAGTGTTGACTGCTGTTTTCAAAGTTCATCCATTTTTATCTTTATTACTCGGGGCATTTTTTGTTGGAATAGCTTCGGGTATGCCGCTACTCACAGTGGTGGATAACGTAAATGACGGATTCGGCGGATTGATGAAGTCGATTGGAATTGTCATTGTCGCGGGTACTATTATTGGCGTCATTCTAGAAAAATCGGGTGCGGCATATAGAATGGCGGAAGTAGTTTTACGAGTAATTGGTGAAAAGCGTCCTCAGCTGGCGATGTCAATCATCGGTTATATCGTGTCAATTCCAGTTTTTTGTGATTCTGGGTTCATTATATTATCAAGCTTGAAAAAAGCTCTTGCAAAACGGGCGAAGGTGGGAATTGCATCGATGTCAGTTGCCCTCGCAACTGGATTGTATGCGACACACACATTAGTTCCGCCGACACCTGGACCAATTGCTGCTGCCGGTAATATCGGGGCAGAAAATTATTTAGGGACCATTATTTTAATTGGACTTTTCGTCGCGATCCCAGCGGTCATTGTCGGTTATTTTTGGGCAGTTAAAGTAGCGTCAAAAATTGAAGTGCCAGAAGATGCAGAAGAAGGTGGGTTAAATTACGAAGAGATAGTGAAATCATTTGGAAAAATGCCTTCGACTTTCAAAGCATTCTTGCCGATAGTCTTACCGATAGTGTTGATTGGTATTGGATCGGTAGCGACTCTTACCGGCGAAGACACTGCTTTTATTAACTTCCTGCGCTTTTTAGGAGCACCAACTGTTGCACTTTTATTCGGTGTATTGGCAGCATTTTTATTACTTCCTAAATTGAATGAGGAAACACTATCAGGTTGGATAGGCGATGCATTGAAGGAAGCTGCTCCGATTCTTCTTATCACTGGGGCAGGAGGAGCGTTCGGAAAAGTTATCTCAAATTCAGGTGTTGCAGATCTTATCGCAAACATGAATATGGACGCGTTAGCAGGCGGTGCATTGTTCCTGCTCATTCCTTTTATCATCGCAGCGGCATTGAAAACCGCCCAAGGTTCTTCAACCGCTTCACTTGTTATCACATCGACATTAGTAGCGCCGCTATTACCTGCGATGGGTATTGAAGGAGCCATCCCACTTGCGCTTGTTGTCATGGCGATCGGTGCCGGTGCAATGACAGTGAGCCACGTAAACGACAGTTTCTTTTGGGTCGTTACACAATTCAGCGGCATGACAGTGACGGATGCTTATAAAGCACAAACGATGGCGACGCTATTACAAGGTGTAATAACGATTGTAGTTACAATGCTGCTTTGGATGGTTCTTGTGTAG
- a CDS encoding LytTR family DNA-binding domain-containing protein gives MFQNPQNGTIPSIVFPLKDVVIIHLKVHESEEYNEVEVIINCRQIDDRLRRLIEQIKQMTTSITGTKDGRTYSLPIDGAYYIESIDNRSFLYNEKDVYETDLKLYEIEKMLTGTHFIRISKNLIVNTLHIESVRALFNGKFEATLTNGELVIVNRHYVKSFKEKFILRGGN, from the coding sequence TTGTTTCAAAACCCACAAAATGGTACGATTCCATCAATCGTCTTTCCGCTAAAGGATGTGGTCATTATTCATTTGAAGGTTCATGAATCAGAAGAATACAACGAAGTTGAAGTCATTATAAACTGTCGACAAATCGATGACCGGCTTAGACGGTTAATCGAACAAATAAAACAAATGACAACCTCAATAACCGGGACAAAAGATGGGCGAACATATTCCCTTCCTATCGATGGCGCATATTATATCGAATCCATCGATAATCGTTCTTTTCTTTACAATGAAAAAGACGTCTACGAAACTGATTTAAAACTGTATGAGATTGAGAAGATGTTGACAGGAACTCATTTTATCCGCATTAGTAAAAACTTAATTGTGAATACGTTGCACATTGAAAGCGTCCGAGCTTTGTTCAATGGAAAGTTTGAAGCCACTTTGACGAATGGAGAACTAGTAATTGTAAATAGACATTACGTTAAGTCCTTCAAAGAAAAGTTTATATTGCGGGGTGGAAATTAA
- a CDS encoding ABC-F family ATP-binding cassette domain-containing protein gives MSQLIIENLTKTVGEKTLFKNIAFTVVSGEKVGLLGINGTGKSTLLSIIAGIEEADSISTDHPNRYRIVYLPQEPEVDPELTVMETVFMSDAPIIKVNLEYENALQALSANPESTLNQDQYSKFQNQMDDLSGWDINSKARTILSKLGIETFDKKMGELSGGQKKRVTLAKVLIEPADLLLLDEPTNHLDVDSIMWLSDYLKNEQGAVIFVTHDRYFLDELSTNIYELADKTLYSHTGNYGNYLESKAIRAEMAAASDDKLRNRYRSELKWIRRGAKARSTKQKARIGRFDELAEKVKKEDTGGEMDVALKSTRLGKKVIEAVGISKSFGGRKVIDDFSCILQSGDRIAVVGPNGAGKTTLLNMFSGESEPDSGYIDKGTTVKIAHFQQHTPIMDEKKRIIEYIRDTSNDIEDADGVRISASQMLERFLFPTQAHGTPIGKLSGGERKRLYLLKLLMEQPNVMLLDEPTNDLDLETLSVLETFIDTFPGVVITISHDRFFLDRTSTKLWVMDGSGDIDTWFGIYSDFLETYVPKEKLVHEPIVAIEKPVQQEQKKKMSYAEKKEYETIESDIEKVEKLIESTEAEMASTGSDYDKLRELTATLDEVNSKYETLIERWSFLQELNKSQ, from the coding sequence ATGAGTCAATTGATTATAGAAAACCTTACGAAGACCGTTGGGGAGAAAACATTGTTCAAAAATATAGCGTTTACGGTCGTGAGCGGTGAGAAAGTCGGCTTGCTCGGCATCAATGGAACAGGTAAGTCGACGTTGTTATCGATCATCGCAGGAATCGAAGAAGCAGATTCGATTTCGACCGATCATCCGAATAGATACCGGATTGTTTATTTGCCTCAAGAACCTGAAGTCGACCCAGAACTTACAGTGATGGAAACGGTGTTCATGAGTGATGCCCCGATTATCAAGGTCAACTTGGAGTATGAAAACGCACTTCAAGCACTTTCAGCAAATCCGGAGTCTACACTAAATCAGGACCAATACTCGAAATTTCAAAACCAGATGGACGATCTATCCGGTTGGGATATAAACTCAAAAGCAAGGACGATTTTATCGAAACTTGGCATTGAAACGTTTGATAAGAAGATGGGCGAGCTTTCAGGCGGACAGAAAAAACGGGTTACACTTGCAAAAGTACTGATTGAGCCTGCTGATCTCTTGTTGCTGGATGAACCGACAAACCATCTCGATGTAGATTCAATTATGTGGCTGTCGGACTACTTGAAAAATGAACAAGGAGCGGTTATCTTTGTTACCCATGACCGTTACTTTTTAGATGAATTATCTACCAATATCTATGAACTTGCAGATAAAACATTATATTCACATACAGGTAATTACGGAAATTATCTTGAATCGAAAGCCATTCGCGCAGAAATGGCTGCGGCGTCGGATGATAAGCTACGCAATCGATACCGGTCTGAATTGAAATGGATCAGACGAGGTGCGAAAGCGAGATCGACAAAGCAAAAAGCACGGATTGGCCGCTTTGATGAACTAGCGGAGAAAGTTAAAAAAGAAGACACGGGTGGAGAAATGGACGTCGCGCTTAAGTCGACACGACTGGGTAAGAAAGTAATTGAGGCGGTTGGCATTTCGAAGTCGTTCGGCGGCAGAAAAGTTATTGATGATTTCTCATGCATTCTACAATCAGGTGATCGCATAGCAGTTGTTGGACCTAACGGAGCAGGCAAAACAACGTTATTGAATATGTTTTCTGGAGAGAGCGAACCGGATAGCGGATATATCGACAAAGGAACTACAGTTAAGATAGCCCATTTCCAACAGCACACACCAATAATGGATGAGAAAAAACGAATTATCGAATATATTCGAGATACGTCGAATGATATTGAAGATGCTGATGGTGTTCGCATTTCAGCTTCTCAAATGTTGGAGCGTTTTTTATTTCCTACACAAGCACACGGGACACCTATTGGTAAATTATCAGGCGGTGAGCGCAAAAGACTTTATTTATTGAAACTGCTAATGGAGCAACCAAACGTCATGCTGTTAGATGAACCGACTAACGATCTCGACCTTGAGACCCTTTCTGTTCTTGAAACGTTCATTGATACATTCCCAGGCGTTGTCATCACAATCTCCCATGATCGGTTCTTTTTAGATCGCACGTCGACAAAACTATGGGTGATGGATGGCTCAGGCGATATAGACACCTGGTTTGGTATTTATTCTGATTTCCTTGAAACCTATGTGCCTAAAGAAAAATTGGTTCACGAGCCAATCGTTGCAATAGAAAAGCCAGTTCAACAGGAACAAAAAAAGAAAATGTCCTATGCTGAAAAGAAAGAATACGAAACAATTGAGTCGGACATCGAAAAAGTAGAAAAACTGATTGAATCGACGGAAGCAGAAATGGCATCTACCGGCTCCGATTACGATAAACTGAGGGAACTTACGGCAACACTTGACGAGGTAAATAGTAAATACGAAACACTTATTGAACGCTGGTCTTTTTTACAAGAATTGAATAAGTCCCAATGA
- a CDS encoding conserved virulence factor C family protein, protein MKIVTIEPTPSPNSMKIVLDTELPKGTSHNYKKNDAETASYPASALLSINGVKGIYHVMNFMAVERIGNVAWESILADVQAVFNEEQSTQTETTNEFDDSYGEVYVHVQTYKDIPLQVKVFDSISEERFGLSERFTQAMENVHGREVENYILLRKWADYGIRYGEKVEIGETVIQEIEAAYPEERLQGIIRQANEGQSEGIQRGRKISLEEFSVDQWETRFQLLDQIPDPDMSDVPLLERALDDEKMSIRRLATVYLGMIEDAAVIPYVEKALKDKSWAVRRTAGDCMSDLGFEGFEQAAIEILMDKNKLVRWRAAMFLYETGTEKALPALKAAEDDPEFEVKLQVRMAIARISEGEEAQGSVWKQMTKARTGSQE, encoded by the coding sequence TTGAAAATAGTAACAATTGAACCGACACCAAGTCCCAACTCCATGAAAATTGTACTCGACACGGAGTTACCTAAAGGTACTAGTCATAATTATAAAAAAAACGACGCGGAAACAGCATCCTATCCAGCCTCAGCATTATTGAGTATTAATGGCGTAAAAGGAATTTATCATGTCATGAACTTCATGGCAGTCGAGCGAATTGGCAATGTCGCGTGGGAATCCATTCTTGCAGACGTCCAAGCCGTTTTTAATGAAGAGCAAAGTACACAGACAGAAACTACAAATGAGTTTGACGATAGCTACGGGGAAGTTTACGTACACGTTCAAACCTACAAAGATATCCCTCTTCAAGTGAAGGTATTTGATAGTATTTCTGAAGAACGATTTGGCCTAAGTGAACGCTTTACGCAGGCGATGGAAAATGTCCATGGACGTGAAGTGGAAAATTATATCTTGCTTCGTAAATGGGCAGATTATGGCATTCGTTACGGAGAAAAAGTTGAAATCGGTGAGACCGTGATACAGGAAATTGAAGCGGCGTATCCAGAAGAACGCTTGCAAGGCATTATCCGTCAGGCAAATGAAGGACAAAGTGAAGGTATCCAGCGCGGAAGAAAGATTTCTTTGGAAGAGTTTTCGGTGGATCAATGGGAAACTAGATTCCAACTGCTAGATCAAATCCCTGATCCGGACATGTCAGATGTGCCGCTCCTTGAGCGTGCACTTGACGATGAAAAGATGTCAATCCGACGCCTTGCAACGGTTTATCTTGGTATGATCGAAGACGCCGCTGTCATTCCATATGTAGAAAAAGCATTGAAAGATAAAAGCTGGGCAGTTCGCCGTACAGCCGGAGACTGCATGAGTGACCTGGGTTTTGAGGGGTTCGAACAGGCAGCAATCGAAATTTTGATGGATAAGAACAAACTGGTACGCTGGCGTGCAGCTATGTTCTTATACGAAACTGGAACTGAAAAGGCGCTTCCTGCTTTAAAGGCAGCGGAAGATGATCCGGAGTTTGAAGTCAAACTTCAAGTCCGTATGGCAATAGCAAGAATTTCTGAAGGCGAAGAAGCCCAAGGTTCTGTTTGGAAACAAATGACGAAAGCACGTACAGGTTCACAAGAATAA
- a CDS encoding N-acetylmuramoyl-L-alanine amidase family protein produces the protein MVKIVIDAGHGLNTPGKRSPDDEREWSFNNKVAKYAIAKLKTYKDVEILRVDDPTGKTDVPLKTRTSLANKWKADVYASIHHNALANKWGNHSGIETYTMDNPKANPKSIEIAGAIHPRIVMAMGISDRGMKRANFHVLRESAMPAILTEGGFMDSTGDIIKLRDNQYLKAQGEAIAEGLATFFKLQPITSPTLALKEGAHKLYKPSSQSLINSTSAVLKKLEKMADDPLSPIWHEKLVKGTLTDSDAIGLLYVAIDRGLLVDEK, from the coding sequence ATGGTGAAAATCGTAATCGATGCGGGACATGGATTGAATACGCCAGGTAAACGTTCTCCTGATGATGAAAGAGAGTGGTCATTTAATAATAAAGTAGCTAAATACGCCATAGCTAAATTAAAAACATACAAAGATGTGGAAATTCTTCGTGTGGATGATCCGACCGGGAAAACAGATGTACCACTTAAAACACGCACGAGCCTTGCTAATAAATGGAAAGCGGATGTATATGCATCTATCCACCATAATGCCTTAGCAAATAAATGGGGGAACCATAGCGGTATTGAAACCTATACAATGGACAACCCAAAAGCAAATCCGAAATCAATTGAAATTGCAGGTGCTATACATCCACGGATTGTTATGGCGATGGGGATAAGTGATCGGGGTATGAAGCGGGCGAACTTCCACGTTCTGCGTGAATCTGCTATGCCGGCAATCTTAACAGAGGGGGGATTTATGGATTCTACAGGTGACATAATAAAGTTACGAGACAATCAATACTTGAAAGCCCAAGGAGAAGCTATTGCGGAAGGATTGGCTACATTCTTTAAATTGCAGCCGATAACTAGTCCAACATTAGCCCTCAAGGAAGGAGCACATAAATTGTATAAACCATCATCGCAGTCACTTATCAATTCGACAAGTGCCGTTTTAAAGAAGCTTGAAAAGATGGCAGATGACCCATTATCCCCGATATGGCATGAAAAGTTAGTAAAGGGAACATTGACAGATTCTGATGCAATCGGGCTCTTGTATGTAGCAATTGACCGTGGACTTTTGGTGGACGAAAAGTAA